CCTGGGGTAGACGGCGGTGTGGCTCCGTATCTAAGGGGATATTATCTTTGCGTTTGGGGCGATCGTGTTGATTGATTATGTGTTTGGTATTTTCCAACAGCCCCGCCAAACAGAGCCCTAACCATTGGCAGCCACCCATTTGTAAACCTATTTTCTTTGTAACGCGGAAAATCTCTTCAATGCTCCACAAGGCCTCTGGAATGGGGGATTTAGAGAGTAAGTTTATCGCCCCTGATCCTTGATTTAAGGCGTTTTTTCCATGGTTTACAATCCATCAAATTGACTTTTAGCACCATTGCTAAGGTTCTATTGCAAGATGTGCGGGTTTTGATGCAGGGTGATATTTCTTCGCTATGGTGAAAAAATCTTGTTGGCAAGGAAAGCGGGTTTACTTATGGAGCGACAACGGACGGGGATTCTGTGGCAACGGGTGATGGCGATCGCCGCCGTGCAGGTGGCGATTACATTGATGTGGATTGTCTACCGGGCCTATCTTGGTCAATTGCTCGGCGGTTGGGGTTTTTCGGAGGCTTTTACGGCGCAGATTTTGATGATCGAGGTGGTTTTGGCCCTGGCGATGGAGCCAATTTTTGGCGTTTTGAGCGATCGCCAACAGCGGTTTTTGGGGAGTCGGTTGCCTTTAATTGTCCTGGGGGTAATCCTCTCGGCGGTGATTTTTATTGGTTTACCCGTTTTGGGACTGTGGCAACTGTCCTGGCGCTGGCTTTTACCAACGGTGGCGATCGCCTGGGCCTTAGCGATGACGATCTTTCGGGCCCCAATCTATGTGCTGTTACTCAAAAGTACCCCCAACCAAGCGGAGTTACCCCTCGCCCTGTCGGTGCTGACGATGGTGATCGGCGTTATGGGGGTGCTGAGGCCAACGCTTCAAAATTTGCTGCTGGCTTGGGGGCCGCTCCCTGCCTTTATGGCGGGATCAGTGACCTTGGTGGCAGCATCCTTCTGCCTGGGGCTGTGCTTACCACAACAACCCACAGCGCCCGTGACAGAAAGATCGTCGCCCCCTAATGCTTTCCCTGGTGGGGGCTTTAGTAAAACGATCGCCATGGCGATCGCCATCACCTGGGGCGGCTCCCTGTTACTTAGTCAATGGCTACAACGTTTCGGCACCATTGCCCTAGGCGGTGGGCTGACGGGGGCAATGGGTTTAAATCTCCTGCTGGCTCTCCTTGCTATTCCCGTGGGCTGGCTCACACTGCGCTGGCGCCGTTATCCCCTGTTGGCGATCGCCTTTGGTTGGTTAACGGTCATTTTCTTAGTGCTACTGGGAGCGCCGCCCCAGGATGCAGGCTATGTGGTGGTGGCGTGCCTATGGGCCTGGGCCTTTGGTACCGTGAGAAATGGCACTTTACCTTATATTTTCAGCACAATGCCAGAGGATTGGGCTGGCCTGGGGGTCGGGGTTTTCTTTGGGGTAGCCGGGGTTGCAGATCTGGCACTCTCCCAATGGCTATCTGGCACCGTTCTCCCTGTACGAAACTTGATTGGTCTGGTCTGTTTGCTCATTGGCCTGGGCCTCGCCCTAATGCCTGGCCAAGAGAACCAGGCCCAAATCCTAAGCAGTGACGAGGTTCAAGAGCCCCTCAAATAAGCCTTTGCCATCGACTAAACCGAGACTATGATCCGCCGCCCGTTCTGGGTGAGGCATCATCCCCAAAACATTCCCAGCGGTGTTGGTAATCCCGGCAATATTGTTTAAAGAGCCATTGGGATTGGCGGCCTCGTCCACATTTCCTTGGGCATCACAATAGCGGAACAGTACCTGGCCCTGGTCTTCGATCGCCTTGAGGGTATCTGGGTCGGCATGGTAGCGGCCTTCCCCATGGGCGATGGGAATATTGATCACCTGGTTGGGGCGATAACCCCTTGTCCAAACCTGCCCATTATTTTCGACCCGGAGAAATTGGCGATCGCAAATGAAATGCAGGTCCCGATTGCGCACCAATGCCCCCGGCAGTAGGCCCACTTCCGTCAACACCTGGAAGCCGTTACAAACCCCCAAGACATATTTCCCTTGGTTGGCATGGTCGATCACACTCTGCATCACTGGCGAAAAGCGGGCGATCGCCCCACAGCGGAGATAATCCCCGTAGCTAAAGCCCCCTGGGACAGCAATCACATCTAGATCGGAAATATCCGTTTCCTGGTGCCAGACCATACGGGTCGGTTGCCCAAAAATCCCTTCCGTCACCATCGCCATATCGCGATCGCAGTTTGAGCCAGGAAAAACAATCACACCAAATTTCATTGTGTTCTTACCAGTTGATCAGTTACATCAGGAGGGGAAATAGAGCGGGAGACCCCAGCCGGGTCACCCATGAGCAAAAAAACAGCACCTAGGCCACAGGGGTCAGGTCAAAACGGTAATTTTCGATGACTGGATTAGTTAATAGCTGATCACACATTTGGTCAACTTTTGTTTGCGCCTCTGCTTCATCGGCCGCTGTCAAATCTAGCTCGATATACTTGCCAATGCGTACCCCAGAAACACCCCCATGGCCCAATTGACCCAGACCTGATTCTACCGCTGCACCCGCTGGATCGAGCACAGAGGG
The nucleotide sequence above comes from [Synechococcus] sp. NIES-970. Encoded proteins:
- a CDS encoding permease, major facilitator superfamily → MERQRTGILWQRVMAIAAVQVAITLMWIVYRAYLGQLLGGWGFSEAFTAQILMIEVVLALAMEPIFGVLSDRQQRFLGSRLPLIVLGVILSAVIFIGLPVLGLWQLSWRWLLPTVAIAWALAMTIFRAPIYVLLLKSTPNQAELPLALSVLTMVIGVMGVLRPTLQNLLLAWGPLPAFMAGSVTLVAASFCLGLCLPQQPTAPVTERSSPPNAFPGGGFSKTIAMAIAITWGGSLLLSQWLQRFGTIALGGGLTGAMGLNLLLALLAIPVGWLTLRWRRYPLLAIAFGWLTVIFLVLLGAPPQDAGYVVVACLWAWAFGTVRNGTLPYIFSTMPEDWAGLGVGVFFGVAGVADLALSQWLSGTVLPVRNLIGLVCLLIGLGLALMPGQENQAQILSSDEVQEPLK
- the purS gene encoding phosphoribosylformylglycinamidine synthase, PurS protein, producing the protein MAEVSVSENPPGAYNKDRLHSLNSMQYHAQIYVTLRPSVLDPAGAAVESGLGQLGHGGVSGVRIGKYIELDLTAADEAEAQTKVDQMCDQLLTNPVIENYRFDLTPVA
- the purQ gene encoding phosphoribosylformylglycinamidine synthase I, which gives rise to MKFGVIVFPGSNCDRDMAMVTEGIFGQPTRMVWHQETDISDLDVIAVPGGFSYGDYLRCGAIARFSPVMQSVIDHANQGKYVLGVCNGFQVLTEVGLLPGALVRNRDLHFICDRQFLRVENNGQVWTRGYRPNQVINIPIAHGEGRYHADPDTLKAIEDQGQVLFRYCDAQGNVDEAANPNGSLNNIAGITNTAGNVLGMMPHPERAADHSLGLVDGKGLFEGLLNLVTA